From Schistocerca cancellata isolate TAMUIC-IGC-003103 chromosome 6, iqSchCanc2.1, whole genome shotgun sequence, a single genomic window includes:
- the LOC126088390 gene encoding uncharacterized protein LOC126088390: MISAALLLVSCWPLRAEADVSELLAAPPADAFTSDFRQAGESLPQPQGPPVDARFLQSAGAPTGFPARPPPPPLSPLAGQPSGDLVPTRRVFFRLGDNPPLSDLDGLTARAANCRDSGSCPDPLQVTSFPNPNNFFRGFPTAAPSDPVPRVQSFANFPPPPEFSRSSVNSVSPLPLTGTFQNQALSQILMEARPNVSPATVSFSTSQFSNNAPPAQLTSRSDVSPLSFSNNAPPTQLVSRSDAPRLSFTNSLPPAQPIFRSDTSRVALPNSAPQTQMGSDVPRLSFPNNAPPARVVFRPNAPQLPLSNGASPTQLFPRSEAPRPSISNTAAPSQVVPSSGASRFAPPTSASSAQLVSRPEAFSSPQRVSISNRALCTPENPCSFPAISNEISTEKETPANYQFSYAVQDAASASDFAHEESAQQEGIKGQYRVLLPDGRQQVVSYRADATGFRPEVSYQ; this comes from the exons ATGATATCTGCCGCGCTGCTGCTGGTCAGCTGCTGGCCGCTGCGCGCCGAGGCGGACGTGTCGGAGCTGCTGGCGGCGCCGCCCGCCGACGCCTTCACCAGCGACTTCCGGCAGGCCGGCGAGTCGCTTCCGCAGCCGCAGGGCCCACCAGTGGACGCGCGCTTCCTGCAGAGCGCCGGCGCGCCCACGGGGTTCCCCGCGCGCCCGCCTCCGCCGCCACTATCGCCGCTGGCTGGGCAGCCGTCCGGCGACCTGGTCCCCACTCGGCGAGTCTTCTTCAGGCTAGGCGACAACCCGCCACTCTCGGACCTCGATGGCCTCACGGCGCGTGCTGCAAACTGCAGGGACTCCGGCTCGTGCCCTGATCCCCTGCAGGTGACATCGTTCCCCAACCCCAACAACTTCTTCAGAGGATTCCCTACCGCAGCACCATCTGACCCCGTACCTCGCGTGCAGAGTTTCGCCAACTTCCCCCCGCCACCAGAGTTTTCCCGCTCCTCTGTCAACTCGGTATCGCCTCTCCCGTTGACTGGAACATTCCAGAATCAGGCACTCTCACAGATTCTGATGGAGGCGCGTCCGAATGTTTCGCCTGCTACAGTCTCATTTAGCACTTCTCAGTTTTCTAACAACGCTCCCCCTGCGCAGCTGACCTCGAGATCTGACGTCTCCCCGCTTTCATTTTCCAACAACGCACCTCCTACGCAACTGGTCTCCAGATCTGACGCTCCTCGCTTGTCATTTACAAACAGTTTACCTCCAGCTCAACCAATCTTCAGATCCGACACTTCCAGGGTGGCACTTCCGAACAGTGCACCTCAAACACAGATGGGCTCTGACGTCCCACGGCTGTCATTTCCCAACAATGCACCTCCAGCAAGGGTTGTGTTCAGACCAAATGCTCCTCAGCTGCCACTTTCAAATGGCGCATCGCCAACGCAGCTGTTCCCCAGATCAGAAGCTCCTCGCCCGTCAATCTCCAACACTGCGGCTCCGTCACAAGTGGTGCCCAGCTCTGGCGCTTCTCGTTTCGCACCTCCCACGAGTGCTTCTTCAGCGCAGCTGGTCTCCAGGCCTGAAGCGTTTTCTTCACCACAGAGAGTTTCGATTTCAAACAGGGCCCTCTGCACACCAGAGAATCCGTGCAGCTTCCCAGCAATCTCAAACGAAATATCTACGGAAAAAGAG ACACCAGCCAACTACCAGTTCAGCTACGCGGTCCAGGACGCCGCCTCCGCCTCAGATTTCGCCCACGAGGAATCTGCGCAACAGGAGGGCATCAAGGGCCAGTACCGCGTGCTGCTCCCAGACGGTCGGCAGCAAGTCGTCTCGTACAGAGCCGACGCGACCGGCTTCAGGCCGGAGGTGTCTTACCAGTAG